A region from the Triticum aestivum cultivar Chinese Spring chromosome 3D, IWGSC CS RefSeq v2.1, whole genome shotgun sequence genome encodes:
- the LOC123074099 gene encoding uncharacterized protein produces the protein MCTLYMTMAKIILLLVLAPFCMAAASTDCRGVPALDGSSACGESCSTKLLQDLCIDVMIWGGVEISGSHKEGATGYVILAARFAVESLDATQLAARNQLSQNTSLSGQVRDAYEGCLNDYATVRSSINRVANEMLPNCRFAGVADEFARGVKSLESCWIRLMRPPVKSTPLYNLVWADRYKLLLIHLLDGKLLGI, from the coding sequence ATGTGCACACTCTATATGACTATGGCGAAGATCATTCTCCTCCTCGTCCTTGCGCCCTTTTGCATGGCTGCCGCAAGCACGGACTGCCGTGGTGTGCCGGCGCTGGATGGGTCTTCTGCCTGCGGCGAGTCATGCAGCACGAAGCTGTTGCAAGATCTATGCATCGACGTGATGATCTGGGGCGGCGTCGAAATATCCGGGTCGCACAAGGAGGGCGCCACCGGATACGTGATCCTCGCCGCGCGGTTTGCCGTGGAATCCTTGGATGCCACACAACTCGCCGCGAGGAACCAGCTGAGCCAGAACACCTCGCTCTCTGGCCAGGTGAGGGACGCCTACGAGGGATGCCTGAATGACTATGCCACGGTGAGAAGCTCCATCAACCGCGTCGCCAACGAGATGCTGCCCAATTGCCGCTTCGCGGGGGTCGCCGACGAGTTCGCCCGTGGGGTGAAGAGCTTGGAGAGCTGCTGGATCCGGCTGATGCGACCGCCTGTGAAGTCGACACCGTTGTACAACTTGGTCTGGGCCGACCGATACAAACTACTGCTAATTCACTTACTTGATGGTAAACTACTAGGCATATGA